One Arachis hypogaea cultivar Tifrunner chromosome 2, arahy.Tifrunner.gnm2.J5K5, whole genome shotgun sequence genomic window, GCCCTCCCATGATAATGTTAATAATAAGGAGATTCTTGGAAACTTGAAAGAATTGTACCTATCCAACTTAGATAAGTTGAAAACCATCAGTGGGGTAGAATACTTGTTAAACAAGATGCGTCTATTATATGTTTCTGCTTGTCCAAAATTGACAACAATAGTGCTACAATCTTGCTCCTTTCTGAAAGAACTGCACATACAATTCTGTGATGCAATGCTGCGTCTATTCACATCTTCAACAGCGAAAATGCTAATACACCTTGAGGAGTTGCGAGTTGGGTTTTGTAAATCATTGAAAGAAATCGTGGGGGAAGAACAGCAGAGCGCGACGGAAGACGAAGCTATTGAATTTAAGCAGCTACAGAGGATTACCCTTCGATCTTTGGAAAGCCTGGAATGCTTTTATTCAGGGAATGCCACTTTGAAGTTCCCCTCTCTCATTCAACTGGACAGAGTGGATTGCTCCAAGATGAAAGTTTTCTCTCATGGAAATGTCCCCCCCATTTCTAGAAGGATTCAAGTTTCTTACAACGACTCAAGTGATGATTTGGTCTTCCTCCGTGATCTTAATAATGCTGCTGTAGTAGTATTGCTAGTGCAGTCTCTAAGTGAGGTAATAAATAAAGACCCTTCTCCAAATAAAATTTTACTATGTGCCGCTTTCAAATATTTTCCTTAGAAAGTTAAACACTTGGTTAATTTAACTAAGGCCAATtctatagatttttttatttggtatctaatttttgtctaatttatttttttataataatttttaaatattttaaattttttacttttatattttaaaatttaaaattaattatttaatttttttagtaattagacAATAACTTTTAAATACTATAACAAACACCTTTAACtaattgataaataattattttgggGTGATTTCAACTCAGAGGAATagtatggaaaaaacaaaaagaaattagaTAAGAGAAACCATAAAATAGATTAATAAGATAGATTTTCAGTAACAAGATACTTggtgataataaaataaatttaagattCAAAATTCACACTTTAAAGAATAttgcactttttattttatttttttggaatgcATTAAAATTCACCAATAATAATTTAGTTTAAGTTTGTGTATTGCATTGAAAAAAATCATGTATTGTTCATTGTTAATAATCACTTGTTAATTGTTGTTCTCTAATTGATAAAAACAATATTATAAAGTATTATATCTAATTGAtaatgttacttttttattatatgatatttctaaataatttttaatgaaaaaaatgacaGAGATTTAGGCAAAGACGTTTAAAGTATCTTTAAATAAAGACATTTGATTTCATTCATTGAatagattattatattaaatttttgacATGTATCATAGATTAAAAGTATTATCTTTATTAAAAAGTATTGATATATTCTTGAAATCGTTAATTTGATTctgataataattatttaatttgtttaaaatttaattttttaacaaattttattagaggattgttttatttttattattttttataaatctttgtaatattatttttctacttttattttattatcatcttgatattttttattttgcaaatttaataattttttatgagttgattttttatttacaattttataactttttaataatttttttcttttctcttacttTTGAATATCTATATTTGAATCTACCAATTCTTAATTATTCCATTTTTAGTATAgtaattcttatttatttttgaattctttgaATAAAACTTATTgtaaaattgagattttgaaaaagaatattttgtattgatttaagaAATATTCAGTGTCATTTGGATTAATATTACTTAGAATTATTAGcataattatttcttttattagatctttaattttattcataatttatacttttattattaatctatGTTTTTTTAGAATAAACTTTTTAATTGTGGCTAAATAACAACTTTAGAAAAAGTTATTTTTGACATTTTTATATAAATGGTGTcctaacaaaatttataaaaataaaataataaaataaaggatattttaaaaaataacacaaaaGAAGAGTGATATTATCATTATTCTTGAAAATGACAAAAACTTAGTTTGagaaatcttttattttaaacaaataaCTTTATCAATTTGACtttttaaagatatatttataaatgttataacattttatatttgataaattaaattaaaagtgacttttaataagtacaaataataacaataactgtatttagtaaaataattttttaaatttaaaatgatcataataaacataaaaatagagAGAATTTTGATTGTAAATGAAATTTGACATCAATAATTTAATcaagaataaatataatatttattaatatatataaagttatattagaaattttttaattttgataaatataaactaacttaaaaaaatattttcttaaatatttttaaaaatatctttaatattttaaaattataaatataaatatataattattttgatttactaaatacaaaataaagtacTGGTgtctctttaaaaattttaacaaaacaaGGCTAACATCACTCTCCTATATTATGTTACTCTACGATATATTTTGGTACTTAGCATATCtcaaatattcaattaaaaaatagttaaactattattttcttttaatacaaaagaaataCATAAATACTTTTAACTCGAGGTTTTGAATACCAGAATGAAGAAATGGAATAATGTGACTAAAATGTAAGGACATTATATAATCATTTttagacaataataaaatatgaaaagctAAACATAAAGAAGTACCACTGTGATGTATAATGAAAATGcctttaacaaatttttaatttggatttatattaatagaaaaatattttaatttaataaaatttagttaaaaaatgagataaaaatgaaaataagaaataactaTAAATAGAaagatatatcataaaaatttaattgagataatcaaataattattttatgtatgttcatttatttaaaagtatttttatttaccTATTATTTTAAGCATTATTAAGATTATATTCATTTTTGTGTTAATATGTGttcctttttttatttagataattattttttattaaactttttgtTCCATAATATCTCACTTTTAACATTCTAGCTAGGCTAATatacgtttttattttatttttttggacaagtattttaaaataaatatatgacatattttcttataatctaattatttctttttcttcaccactttgattttttttattaatcaataaaTGCATTTATTTAGAGTAATATATAAAAAAGGATATATcgagtataattttttaaaattgacgaagataaatttttatatgtttttaacattggatttaatttatgctattacaactattatatatatgtatgtttgtactgcttttttataatataaattaacatAAGTGGCTATAAATGTctctaaaattaagttaaatgtGTTAAGATAGAGTCGTACAAAATTTACCAGTTAAGAAATTGATCATATATccttttattatatattgatataaatTTTAGAAATGAAATAATGAAAAttggcaatatatatatatatattttttgttagcaTTGTTTTATGGTCACGCCAAAagagatattaattaaaataattttgacaaAATGATCAATGCGggtaaatataaaattccaaatatctatttataaaatgtttaatttgaatataatggtaagtgacaaacaaataattagaaaatatattATGCTAACCATATCTAGCTAAATCTTTATAGACAAGTGATACAtagattttttatattaatttcaaACTATCGACAAAGGAATTTATATGTTGTCCATTAAATTTGATAAGATGTTTAGTCGTCTTTCCAATAAAAAACtcagaatttatttattattttttctgtaattaattatattcaccattattgttatttctGATAAGAAATTTGAAATGTTTAAAGTTCTAATTaatcttttatattatatttattttcttgaCATAACAAAATTCAGGGATGTCTTGATCTTGGCGATCACTCGGAGCTGAAAGATTTATGGCTTGATAAAGTGCATATCACAGATGAGGCCTTCTTCTCTGGTTTCAATTTAGAAAGTCTGGTGGTGGAAGACTGTGATGAATTCTTTACAACCGCAATACTACCTTCTCATTTACTTCCCTTCCTCGGTACATTACAAGTGTTGGAGGTGCGGGAATGCAGTTCTGTTGAGGCCATATTTGAAGTCAAAGATACACCATCAGATATTGTTATTCCTTTGAAGATATTGGCTTTGGAGAAACTTCCAAATCTGAGGCATGTTTGGAACAAGGATTCTGAAGGAAAACTCAGTCTTCCCAAACTGGAGGAGGTTATTATTGATGAATGTGCAAGCATAAAATCGGTGTTTCCAGAATCAGTTGGCAAGGGTAACATACAAAGGTTAGAAGTGAAGAATTGTgcagagttagatgaaattgttGCTGGAGATGATGTAGCCAAACAGGTTAGCATCTTCTCCACGCTATCTTATCTGAAGCTGTGGAATTTGCCAAATTTGAAGTGTCCATTACTACTATCGCATTTGCTACCTTCCCTTCATAAATTGGAAGAGTTGGTGGTTGGAAATTGTGGTTCCTTGAAGACTATATTTGATGTGAAAGATGCACCAACAAATGAAGAAGATACAAACATGATTACTGTTATTCCTTTGAAGAAATTGACTTTGGAGAAACTTCCAACTTTGAGCCATGTTTGGAAAGGAAAGCTCAGTCTTCCAAAATTGGAGAAGGTTATTGTTGATAAATGTGCAAGCTTAAAATCCTTATTCCTAGAATCAGTTAACATACAGAGGTTAGAAGTGAAGAATTGTGAGAAGTTAGTTGAAATTGTCACAAGAAATGAACTAGCCAAAGAAGATGCAGATAAACAGGTTAATATCTTCTCCAAGCTATCTTGTCTGAAGCTGTGGAATTTGCCAAATCTGAGCAACATTTATCATGGAATGGAAGACTCTGAATTTTCATTATCAAATGCATTACTACCATGGCATATGCTACCTTCCCTTCATAAATTGGAAGAGTTGGTGGTTGGGAATTGTGGTTCCTTTGAGACAATATTTGATGTGAAAGATACAGACATAATTTCTGTTGAGGCCATATTCGAAGTCAAAGATACAATAATAGATATTCCTTTGAAGAAATTGACTTTGGGGCATCTGCCAACTCTAAGCCATATTTGGAACAAGGATCCTAAAGGAAGTAGTCTCAGCTTTCTATGTCTGGAGGAAGTGGTTGTGAATGGATGTAAAAGCCTCACAAGCTTGTTGCCAGCATCATTGCCCATGTCTAACATGAAAAAGATAAACGTAAAAAACTGTGAGAAATTGGTTGAAATTGTTACAAAAGATGAAGCAGACAATAAAGAAACAAATAAGGAGCTTACTATGTTTCTTAAGCTAACTTCATTGACTCTGCACAATTTGCCAAATCTTACATACATTTGTGCTGGAATGGAAATTCTAAATTTGCCCAAGTTAAGAGAGTTGGATATTTCTCATTGTAAATTTGGAAAAGATTCCACTGCAAAGGTACGAAGGCTCCTACCTTAAAAATATTCGTAACTTTCTAATCTTGTTAGTTTTATATATGGTATGCTTATTTCTCCGTAGAATATGTACTTTTGAGGAAACTGCATTTTATTTATCACAATAAACAGCTTATTCTTTTAAATCATTCATAATGAGCCAAATGCATGTATCTAATATGAGAAGCTACCCACCATTAGAAAATACGAGCATCTTTTGCCATTTCTGATCTCTTGCTTGTATATGTGGTAATAGCTTATATGCACATCTAAGTCAATTTAAAAATTGCATGCTGAACATATAAAATTGCATATGCATATATCGATTTATATTAATAACCTGTTATACGTAATAATGTTAGATATTTGTTTCAAAAATTCGTTAACATAGTTTatttttttgtccaaaaaatatttttagtcttaaaaaaaaatatacaatactaaatttattttaattctttcatgatattacttaaaaaaattaatacttctgcctttctttttttgaaaataaacttaTTGAGAAAAGTTAATTCCATTGATTTGTCGCCCTCGTATATTTCAAGTATAATGtcaaagaactcaaaagaattgATTCTTATTTTGAGTTTAGGATTGAATTAAGAGTATCTATAAATTTTAAACAAAGAGACTAAAAAtagtgagttaatattttatttaaaaaacattCAACTATTTTGTAATAGACTTTGTCACAATAATACCTtttcataactaaaaaaaaaaagtgccaaattctttattaaatttgttatttattgttgaacaaattgatcttttttatttaaaatatttttaaattcaattgtcATGTGAAATCTTTTTTTATCTATAACAAAAGCTATATTGATCGagtaaaatcacatttttttccCAAACAATTGATGTTTTCTTCATCATCAAGAAAAGTAGATTTTTAACACGTTTAACTTGTAAGCTTCTGCGTGcttcatttatttcattttatttggaATACTGTACGCATTTTGCAGAAATTCAAATGTTCACATGTCATGATGGCCATGTGTTGTCCTTCTTATTAACTTTGAATCCGATGGAGCAGGTTGTTACCCCTCACTTACAGCGACGGTCAATAGACATGGAAGGTGTGATGATGGTTTATTTGGACTCCGAAAACATAAAATATGTGAGATTGCAGGGCTTTAATGATATTCATGACTCAGATGCCGCCTCTGCTTTTAATTTCTTCCCAAAGAAGGTGCCACTTCCCAatattcaaatgcttgtggtggtcgacagtgttttcaaaaatatattcccCTCAAAAAAGCCTGAGATTATTCATTCACAGCTGCTTGTTCGAGAATTGGAATTGAGGAATCTGCACAAGCTTGAATCCATTGGGTTACAGCACACCTGGGTGGCCTCCTCTAATCTCACATCCCTGAAAGTTGAGGGTTGTGCATCTTTGAAGTATTTGTTCACTTCTTTAGCCGCCAAATGTCTTGTTCAACTTGAAGAGTTGCACATATCCAACTGTGAAGAACTCGAAAGTTTAATGCTGGATTATCAACCacatgatgatgatcatgatgtcATCATATTCGAAAAGCTTAAGAAACTGTCTCTTAGCCAGATACCAAAACTTGAGAGCTTCTACAAAGGAAACTCAACTTTGAAATTTCCATCTTTGGAGAAAGCCGAGGTTACTGAATGCAACAGATTGGAGTATATGTTCACATTCTCAACTGCCAAAAGCTTGCAAAGTTTGAGTGTGATGCAGATTTCCAAATGTGAGTCACTGGAAACAGTAGTATTAGCAACACAAAAGGCAGACGAGCCACATGAGCTCACATTCCCAAACCTCGAGTTCCTGTTTCTAAGCGAATTGCCAAAACTTGGAAGCTTTTTCACGGGAAAGTCAACTTTAAAGTTCCCAAGTTATGGGTTTCAAGTTTACATCAGTCAATGCAAGATCATGAAAACTTTCTCACACGGTGACGTGGAAGCACCTAAATTATGGATGGTGGAGATAGATGGAGTTTGTTGCTCGAAAGATAATCTAAATGCTGCAGTCAGTCAACAATTTGAGAAACGATCCTCGCAGCATTGATGagttaattagtataattataatttaacatGTAGGTTA contains:
- the LOC112736644 gene encoding uncharacterized protein, coding for MKHILLKENSNDTESEKKVTIFPNLKSIKVRSMKSLSGICDNEFELPKDSFEKLETMAIDECDKLLHVFTSNVVGIFQQVSNLSVTNCKSMKAIFDPAAWENKPAASKNATTKLQDVHFESLPKLEHMFNMKKKQLEGILKLNNLHKIWVQDCKRLENIFSAPVAKTLENNLEELVVSDCSQLRQIVAKKEEEDASSLTKLNFLKLATIKFFRLPKFKSFYPGAYGIEFSALNNLSIEQCDNLEPFREEEIIHEQTKPALFPETVMNNLKSIQIESRHATSSTNYDYRRDNLEELQLSGLKDTKILYSFLYSNPNMKNLCLNNGSFRELVPLERLAKIESLGVVPQLKSLKLTDLPNLENIGFERDPILQRIETLVFQNCPWLKTIAPSNVFFSHLTKLEVVDCKTLKYLMSPSTARSLGQLNTMKVNNCESVEEIVSEEGQEDHKDKDDIIFKQLTTIELASLKRLESFCRSKSCAFQFPSLEKFVVSACPELKSFSQQEHMKPPPKLGKVYVVHEKEKVEAYWTNNLQETIRDIFNKKIFFKGMEELSVSDHPHLQQLWQCKEERPPQGELFNNLKTLKLRGCEFKPYAIPSNVLFSFKNLKELEVDRCEKITGIFEMNDEIKETSFQLKKLTLKWLPNVTHVWNPEKKGILSFKSLEIVNVYRCKDLRTLFPIALAKDLMKLEELDVRTCGELPNIVEAEEGGTVDEDLVFPCLTTLELCYLPNLTGFCSQKFTLECPELNRLEVYDCNDQLFQSQPEENQNSTSTAKQPLFMNIKDISKMEYLALNWRYTQALSSWLTELNNKNLESLNELYLVDDDGKSTCNVPVGLFEKTPNLETLGLSFSCDEILKNILPSHDNVNNKEILGNLKELYLSNLDKLKTISGVEYLLNKMRLLYVSACPKLTTIVLQSCSFLKELHIQFCDAMLRLFTSSTAKMLIHLEELRVGFCKSLKEIVGEEQQSATEDEAIEFKQLQRITLRSLESLECFYSGNATLKFPSLIQLDRVDCSKMKVFSHGNVPPISRRIQVSYNDSSDDLVFLRDLNNAAVVVLLVQSLSEGCLDLGDHSELKDLWLDKVHITDEAFFSGFNLESLVVEDCDEFFTTAILPSHLLPFLGTLQVLEVRECSSVEAIFEVKDTPSDIVIPLKILALEKLPNLRHVWNKDSEGKLSLPKLEEVIIDECASIKSVFPESVGKGNIQRLEVKNCAELDEIVAGDDVAKQVSIFSTLSYLKLWNLPNLKCPLLLSHLLPSLHKLEELVVGNCGSLKTIFDVKDAPTNEEDTNMITVIPLKKLTLEKLPTLSHVWKGKLSLPKLEKVIVDKCASLKSLFLESVNIQRLEVKNCEKLVEIVTRNELAKEDADKQVNIFSKLSCLKLWNLPNLSNIYHGMEDSEFSLSNALLPWHMLPSLHKLEELVVGNCGSFETIFDVKDTDIISVEAIFEVKDTIIDIPLKKLTLGHLPTLSHIWNKDPKGSSLSFLCLEEVVVNGCKSLTSLLPASLPMSNMKKINVKNCEKLVEIVTKDEADNKETNKELTMFLKLTSLTLHNLPNLTYICAGMEILNLPKLRELDISHCKFGKDSTAKVVTPHLQRRSIDMEGVMMVYLDSENIKYVRLQGFNDIHDSDAASAFNFFPKKVPLPNIQMLVVVDSVFKNIFPSKKPEIIHSQLLVRELELRNLHKLESIGLQHTWVASSNLTSLKVEGCASLKYLFTSLAAKCLVQLEELHISNCEELESLMLDYQPHDDDHDVIIFEKLKKLSLSQIPKLESFYKGNSTLKFPSLEKAEVTECNRLEYMFTFSTAKSLQSLSVMQISKCESLETVVLATQKADEPHELTFPNLEFLFLSELPKLGSFFTGKSTLKFPSYGFQVYISQCKIMKTFSHGDVEAPKLWMVEIDGVCCSKDNLNAAVSQQFEKRSSQH